The following are from one region of the Salinirussus salinus genome:
- a CDS encoding MFS transporter: MVPEEVSGESGLVVALVSGSHFINHMYLVILPPILTVLTGSFAVGLGALGVAMGVQSLVNTACLLPYGYLSDTRSRTLVLAACLGLGTLGVAIVAAAPSFAWLVVGQAVVGLGVAAHHPVHFPLLSDATPESYRGRAFSVHGFAGSLGFAAAPAVITGVLAAGYSWRVALGLLAGVGAVYGLLATLALHFLVDGSVTRPALVEGDTPAAGASGAGAADAGAADRARAALSSFRERVGELTDSPAIVALAALALVSSTAAWGVTSYAAVFLENGYGVSQSVANLALTGMFVASAVMILVGGTLADVVAPGPVMVASYALVALVVGVLASGILPALAAVGAVVLIGGVRSPSAPARSTLADRISGRADLGQNFAAITVGIMLGSAVAPTVFGVVIERAGYRTAFLLIAAIALLALGLTVWVLRRYGATFAGSEGMATPGDD, from the coding sequence ATGGTACCGGAGGAGGTCAGCGGGGAGTCCGGGCTGGTGGTCGCGCTGGTCAGTGGCTCGCATTTCATCAACCACATGTACCTCGTGATCCTGCCGCCCATCCTCACCGTCCTCACCGGCTCGTTTGCGGTCGGGCTGGGCGCGCTCGGCGTGGCGATGGGCGTCCAGTCGCTGGTCAACACCGCCTGCCTGCTCCCCTACGGCTACCTCTCCGATACCCGCTCGCGGACGCTCGTGCTCGCGGCCTGTCTGGGCCTGGGCACCCTCGGCGTCGCTATCGTCGCCGCCGCGCCCTCCTTCGCGTGGCTGGTGGTCGGCCAGGCCGTCGTCGGCCTCGGGGTCGCCGCCCACCACCCGGTCCACTTCCCGCTGCTCTCCGATGCCACGCCCGAGTCCTACCGCGGGCGGGCCTTCTCGGTGCACGGCTTCGCCGGCAGCCTCGGATTCGCGGCGGCGCCCGCGGTCATCACGGGCGTGCTCGCGGCGGGCTACTCCTGGCGCGTGGCACTTGGCCTGCTCGCCGGCGTCGGCGCGGTCTACGGGCTTCTCGCGACCCTCGCGCTCCACTTCCTCGTCGACGGCTCCGTCACTCGGCCGGCGCTGGTCGAGGGCGATACCCCGGCCGCGGGCGCGAGCGGTGCGGGCGCGGCCGACGCGGGCGCGGCTGACCGCGCGCGGGCGGCCCTGTCGAGCTTCCGCGAGCGGGTCGGCGAACTGACGGACTCGCCAGCGATCGTCGCGCTGGCGGCGCTGGCGCTGGTCTCCTCGACGGCCGCGTGGGGAGTGACCTCCTACGCCGCGGTCTTCCTGGAGAACGGCTACGGCGTCTCCCAGAGCGTCGCCAACCTCGCACTGACGGGGATGTTCGTCGCCAGCGCGGTCATGATCCTCGTCGGCGGGACGCTCGCGGACGTGGTCGCGCCGGGGCCGGTGATGGTCGCCAGCTACGCGCTCGTGGCGCTCGTCGTCGGGGTGCTCGCCTCTGGAATTCTGCCGGCGCTCGCGGCCGTGGGCGCGGTCGTCCTGATAGGCGGGGTCCGCAGCCCCAGCGCCCCCGCGCGGTCGACGCTGGCCGACCGGATCTCCGGGCGCGCGGACCTCGGCCAGAACTTCGCGGCCATCACGGTCGGGATCATGCTCGGCAGCGCGGTCGCCCCGACGGTCTTCGGCGTCGTCATCGAGCGCGCCGGCTACCGGACGGCCTTCCTGTTGATCGCCGCCATCGCCCTTCTCGCGCTCGGGCTGACCGTGTGGGTGCTCCGGCGGTACGGGGCCACCTTCGCAGGCTCCGAGGGAATGGCGACGCCGGGCGACGACTGA